In the genome of Flexistipes sinusarabici DSM 4947, one region contains:
- the sppA gene encoding signal peptide peptidase SppA: MSKKRVLPKVFSAVLVLLVIIFFINAIVSYTGIDTKNLTNPKIVVIKLEGIILNSDKFLNAYKKFHDNPNVKGFVIRINSPGGAVAPSQEIYRILRKIDKPVFVSMSTLAASGGYYVAAASDKIFALEGTLTGSIGVIMKFTNMSELYEKIGVQIETVKSGKFKDIGASNRSLTEAERKILQNTIDQVYESFIHDILKARKIKEETLRAYADGRVITGKKALEIGLVDEIGGFYDTVESLKKQIGMKDIDLYYYKEKENVLDNLLNGITELKSFFTADKGYKLYYLNDNL, from the coding sequence GTGTCAAAAAAGAGGGTACTTCCAAAAGTATTTAGTGCTGTATTAGTTTTATTGGTAATTATTTTTTTCATTAACGCTATTGTAAGCTATACCGGTATAGACACCAAAAATCTGACAAATCCCAAAATCGTAGTTATAAAACTTGAAGGTATTATCCTTAACTCGGATAAGTTCCTTAATGCCTATAAAAAGTTTCATGATAATCCGAATGTGAAAGGTTTTGTGATCAGAATTAACTCCCCGGGCGGTGCCGTTGCCCCCAGTCAGGAAATTTACCGTATTCTGAGAAAAATCGACAAGCCTGTTTTTGTGAGCATGAGCACTCTTGCTGCCTCAGGCGGTTATTATGTTGCTGCTGCCTCTGATAAAATTTTTGCTCTTGAAGGCACTTTAACAGGGAGTATCGGTGTTATAATGAAGTTCACCAACATGAGTGAACTTTATGAAAAAATAGGTGTGCAAATAGAAACGGTAAAAAGCGGCAAATTCAAGGATATCGGAGCTTCCAACAGGAGTTTGACGGAGGCTGAGCGCAAAATTCTGCAGAATACCATTGATCAGGTGTACGAAAGTTTCATCCACGATATTTTAAAAGCCAGGAAAATCAAGGAAGAGACACTGAGAGCGTATGCTGACGGAAGGGTAATAACGGGTAAAAAAGCTCTGGAAATAGGTTTGGTGGATGAAATAGGCGGATTTTATGATACAGTGGAAAGTTTGAAAAAGCAGATAGGTATGAAAGATATAGATTTGTATTATTACAAAGAGAAAGAAAATGTTCTGGATAATCTTTTAAACGGAATAACGGAATTAAAAAGTTTCTTTACCGCGGATAA
- a CDS encoding sodium:calcium antiporter has translation MVYFLLFFISAVLVIVSGIKLSEYGDVIALKTKLGHSFVGITMLALFTSLPELISSIGAVTVVDAPDLAFGNVYGSNVFNIFVIFILDFVFRRGSFFKDVSMSNTISGVYGLLIMVVTFTGFVIGFPVIGWISLLSILTVFVFFISLYNAYKSSAIELLLEEGSVSEIPLNKALYMFLLNATIIVFAGLLLSKSADQVAIITGLGQSVVGALLLALVTSLPELASCYGAVKVGATNMAIGNLFGSNVFNMFIIPVVDIFYFKGSVFEFVEPAHLFTGLIACIMSLIALLGIKQDKFSKFRVGHLSVYSVYILAVYIVYLFVTLN, from the coding sequence ATGGTATATTTCCTGCTGTTTTTTATTTCGGCAGTTCTGGTTATTGTTTCAGGAATAAAACTGTCGGAATACGGCGATGTAATTGCTTTGAAAACCAAGCTGGGGCATAGTTTTGTCGGTATTACAATGCTTGCTCTTTTCACCAGCCTTCCTGAACTTATTTCTTCAATTGGTGCAGTAACGGTTGTGGATGCTCCGGATCTGGCATTCGGTAATGTATATGGCTCCAACGTTTTCAATATTTTTGTAATTTTTATTTTGGACTTTGTTTTCAGAAGGGGATCATTTTTTAAAGATGTAAGTATGTCCAATACCATTTCAGGGGTTTACGGACTGCTTATCATGGTCGTTACGTTTACTGGATTTGTTATAGGTTTCCCCGTAATCGGCTGGATTAGCCTGTTAAGTATTTTGACAGTATTTGTTTTCTTTATTTCCCTTTACAATGCCTATAAATCTTCGGCAATAGAACTTCTTCTTGAAGAAGGGAGTGTTTCCGAGATTCCTCTTAATAAAGCGCTATATATGTTTTTGTTGAATGCTACGATTATTGTTTTTGCCGGCCTTCTTCTGAGCAAAAGTGCAGATCAGGTTGCAATTATAACAGGTCTCGGACAATCTGTGGTGGGCGCTCTACTGCTTGCACTGGTGACAAGTCTGCCCGAACTGGCTTCCTGTTATGGTGCAGTGAAAGTAGGCGCTACAAATATGGCAATCGGTAATCTGTTCGGATCAAATGTTTTTAATATGTTTATCATTCCCGTTGTTGACATTTTTTACTTCAAAGGCAGTGTATTTGAATTTGTTGAGCCCGCCCATCTGTTTACCGGCTTGATTGCATGTATAATGTCATTAATAGCTTTACTGGGGATTAAACAGGATAAGTTTTCAAAATTTCGTGTGGGTCACTTATCTGTTTATTCTGTTTACATTTTAGCTGTATATATAGTATACTTGTTTGTTACTTTGAATTAA
- a CDS encoding S1 RNA-binding domain-containing protein, with the protein MMQENNLNNENNDIIENSEMDMSNFESMLEESLTTPAKGNIVRGNIVQINGDDVLVNIGFKTEGIIDLSEFKQDGEANINVGDEVEAMIVAESGGGGHVRLSKKMLQFQEDWQNLLVAYEKEKPVAVKIVNFNDKGFQGKFGEVNVFILNNHIDTRNRVKKSDFYMNKVFNCKILKIDRRNKTALASRKLYLIESHQEEKEKFFKDVQEGDKLKGTVKTIKNYGAFVNLGPVDGFLHKNNISWGVVKHPGKLLEVDDPVEVKVLNVDHENNKIEVGIKQLSDDPWNSVREKYPEESVVSGNVVTRKRKGYVIEVEPGVDAIIPDEELSWVKSEKVQLNSGDRVEGKVLGYDDERKKIKISLKLLTDNPWNTLKDKHPEGSVVKGKVVNITDFGVFVDFGAMIDGLVRKSDISWTKEIDDLNSLYSVGDEIEAKILKIDPKRERISLGVKQLEKDPWREADKILPSGKVVEAEISDVNKDGVEVKLPRELKGFIPVKELDVEKVNPEDKFKAGETIKAVVLKIDKRKRNVLLSVKKYKMDSEKREVKEYMKQFDAEDSSFNLGNLIKDQIKDIDN; encoded by the coding sequence ATGATGCAGGAGAACAATCTTAACAACGAAAACAATGACATCATCGAAAATTCCGAAATGGACATGAGCAATTTTGAGTCTATGCTTGAAGAATCTCTTACCACCCCTGCCAAAGGGAACATTGTAAGGGGGAATATTGTTCAGATAAACGGCGATGATGTTCTGGTCAATATCGGTTTCAAAACCGAAGGAATTATTGATTTGTCAGAATTTAAGCAGGACGGCGAAGCAAACATAAATGTCGGCGATGAAGTTGAAGCCATGATCGTGGCGGAATCGGGCGGCGGCGGTCATGTCAGACTGTCAAAAAAGATGCTGCAATTCCAGGAAGACTGGCAGAACCTTCTTGTAGCCTACGAAAAGGAGAAGCCTGTTGCTGTTAAAATTGTCAATTTTAACGATAAGGGTTTTCAGGGGAAATTTGGCGAAGTAAATGTTTTCATTTTGAATAATCATATAGATACGAGAAACAGGGTGAAAAAATCTGACTTTTATATGAATAAAGTGTTTAACTGCAAAATATTGAAAATCGACAGACGTAATAAAACTGCCCTTGCATCCAGAAAGCTGTACCTTATTGAATCCCACCAGGAGGAAAAGGAGAAGTTTTTTAAAGATGTGCAGGAAGGGGACAAACTGAAAGGTACTGTTAAAACCATCAAAAATTACGGAGCATTTGTTAATTTAGGACCTGTTGACGGCTTCCTTCATAAAAATAATATAAGCTGGGGCGTGGTAAAACATCCCGGCAAACTTCTGGAAGTGGACGATCCTGTGGAAGTTAAGGTGTTGAATGTAGATCATGAAAATAACAAGATTGAAGTGGGCATAAAACAGCTTTCAGACGATCCCTGGAACAGCGTCAGGGAAAAATATCCGGAAGAGAGTGTTGTTTCCGGAAATGTTGTGACAAGGAAGCGTAAAGGCTATGTGATTGAAGTGGAGCCAGGTGTGGATGCTATTATCCCCGATGAAGAGCTTTCATGGGTTAAATCGGAAAAGGTTCAGCTAAACAGCGGCGACAGAGTCGAAGGTAAGGTGCTGGGATATGATGATGAGCGTAAAAAAATAAAAATATCCCTGAAACTTCTCACAGACAACCCCTGGAATACACTCAAAGACAAACATCCCGAAGGTTCTGTAGTAAAAGGAAAAGTGGTTAATATTACAGATTTTGGAGTTTTCGTGGATTTTGGTGCTATGATTGACGGGCTTGTGAGAAAAAGTGATATCTCATGGACTAAGGAAATCGATGATTTGAACAGCCTCTACAGTGTGGGTGATGAAATAGAAGCTAAAATTCTTAAAATTGACCCGAAACGGGAAAGAATCAGTCTCGGTGTTAAGCAGCTGGAGAAGGATCCATGGAGAGAAGCAGATAAAATATTACCATCCGGTAAAGTAGTTGAAGCCGAAATTTCTGATGTTAATAAAGACGGTGTGGAAGTTAAGCTGCCAAGAGAACTGAAAGGTTTTATTCCTGTAAAAGAGCTGGATGTGGAGAAAGTCAATCCTGAGGATAAATTTAAAGCGGGGGAGACAATCAAAGCGGTTGTGCTTAAAATTGACAAAAGAAAGAGAAATGTTCTGCTGTCAGTAAAAAAATACAAAATGGATTCGGAAAAGAGAGAAGTGAAAGAGTATATGAAGCAGTTTGACGCGGAGGATTCATCATTTAACCTTGGTAATCTTATAAAAGATCAGATAAAAGATATAGACAATTGA
- the ispH gene encoding 4-hydroxy-3-methylbut-2-enyl diphosphate reductase: protein MKIYLADYAGFCFGVERAINIVKEQSHIKDNVRTLGPIIHNPQVVKQFEDNGVLVERDAGKLDSSHSVVLRSHGITKSTYEKLKKNNVDIIDATCPFVNKAHEEAAKLSGDGYDVVVLGEADHPEVKGIVSYIKGKYHIISDEKDIENVDLDSKVGLIAQTTQDREVFNRVRKLLETRAKELKVVNTICNATNLRQHAAKKLAKSVDLMLVIGGKNSGNTTRLFKICRELCANTYHIETAGELTKDMFDNVENIGITAGASTPDFLIEEVLEYINEVNDAGEQS, encoded by the coding sequence ATGAAAATTTATCTGGCCGATTATGCCGGATTTTGTTTCGGTGTGGAAAGGGCTATAAATATCGTAAAAGAGCAGTCACATATAAAAGATAATGTCAGGACATTGGGACCTATTATTCATAATCCCCAGGTTGTCAAACAGTTTGAAGACAACGGCGTTCTGGTGGAAAGAGATGCAGGGAAACTGGACAGCTCCCACTCTGTGGTTCTGAGATCCCACGGGATTACAAAAAGCACATATGAAAAACTTAAAAAAAATAATGTCGATATAATTGATGCTACATGCCCTTTTGTGAACAAAGCTCACGAAGAGGCTGCAAAACTTTCCGGAGACGGTTATGATGTAGTAGTGCTGGGAGAGGCTGACCATCCGGAAGTAAAGGGGATTGTCAGTTACATAAAAGGAAAGTACCATATTATTTCCGATGAGAAGGATATAGAAAATGTTGACCTTGATTCAAAAGTCGGGCTCATTGCTCAGACTACTCAGGACAGAGAGGTTTTTAACCGGGTGAGAAAGCTTCTGGAGACCCGTGCTAAAGAGCTTAAAGTGGTAAATACAATTTGCAATGCCACAAATCTCAGACAGCATGCTGCAAAAAAGCTTGCAAAGTCAGTTGACTTAATGTTAGTTATTGGTGGCAAAAACAGTGGAAATACAACCCGGTTATTCAAAATTTGCCGGGAACTCTGTGCAAACACTTATCACATTGAAACGGCAGGTGAATTGACAAAAGATATGTTTGACAATGTTGAAAATATAGGTATAACAGCCGGAGCCAGTACTCCCGATTTTTTGATAGAAGAGGTCTTAGAATATATAAATGAGGTTAATGATGCAGGAGAACAATCTTAA
- the cmk gene encoding (d)CMP kinase: MRIAIDGPGGSGKSTISKILAKKLGLIYIDTGAMYRACAYISLKFHVHGDALEELVRNTEIDFLQNDDTQRVILLLKKSEYDVTEAVRTPEVSAKVSEVAADKKIREILTKKQKKLASRKNVIMDGRDIGTEVIPDAEVKIFLNASVDERSRRRYAELKEKYPEISFDEVKDDLVKRDETDTKRQTAPLLKAEDAVEVDTTGLTVDEVVQEIMKIVNKKREAGESIQ; this comes from the coding sequence TTGAGAATTGCCATTGACGGCCCCGGCGGCAGCGGCAAAAGCACAATCTCGAAAATACTGGCTAAAAAATTAGGGCTGATATATATTGACACTGGAGCAATGTACAGAGCCTGTGCATATATATCTCTGAAATTCCATGTGCATGGAGATGCATTGGAAGAACTTGTCAGAAATACGGAGATTGACTTCTTGCAGAATGATGATACACAGAGAGTAATCCTGCTGCTTAAGAAATCTGAATATGATGTAACCGAAGCTGTGAGAACACCTGAGGTTTCTGCAAAAGTCAGCGAAGTAGCTGCGGACAAAAAAATAAGGGAGATTCTGACAAAAAAGCAGAAAAAACTTGCTTCCAGAAAGAATGTTATTATGGACGGCAGAGATATTGGTACCGAAGTTATACCTGATGCGGAGGTGAAAATTTTTCTTAATGCCTCCGTTGATGAACGATCCCGCAGACGCTATGCTGAGCTTAAGGAAAAATACCCGGAGATAAGCTTTGATGAAGTAAAAGATGATCTTGTGAAAAGGGACGAAACCGACACCAAAAGACAGACTGCACCCCTTCTTAAGGCCGAGGATGCTGTTGAAGTCGATACCACCGGTTTAACTGTGGATGAAGTTGTGCAGGAAATAATGAAAATCGTAAATAAAAAAAGAGAGGCCGGGGAGAGCATTCAATGA
- the aroA gene encoding 3-phosphoshikimate 1-carboxyvinyltransferase, translating to MKRFEKIRSLRGEITVPPDKSVTHRGFLLSLMAEGVSYVSNPLLSRDTLSTLSAVEMLGGEVTKNADCFKIKSPGFRCFKEPSDIIDCGNSGTTARLITGVLAPQGKFFVLTGDDSLKKRPMDRVVDPLSWMGAKIYGREDNRLLPLAVTPARMFSADIKAAVKSAQVKSAVLLAASQIDGKSSYTETTPTRNHSEIMLRQFGCDLTVKNNIITVHGGGKLSPSKVRVPGDFSSSAFFLAAALMFENSEILIRNVGLNATRTGLLDVLKSFGVKFDVDLKNSEDGEPFGDISIKSQNVQGGKISGDIIANVIDEIPAIAALGLFADKPVEIRDAGELRVKESDRISALVCNLRSLGAEVQEFDDGLKISPLESVNMKAELKSFDDHRIAMVNILLSKRFGNLPIDDIACVDVSFPEFLQNIEKLEVTSC from the coding sequence ATGAAAAGATTTGAAAAAATTCGTTCACTGAGAGGAGAAATAACCGTTCCCCCTGATAAATCCGTAACGCACAGGGGGTTTCTTTTATCCCTTATGGCTGAAGGTGTGAGTTATGTATCAAATCCCCTCTTATCCAGAGATACGCTGAGTACACTGTCTGCTGTGGAAATGCTGGGCGGGGAAGTGACGAAAAATGCAGACTGCTTTAAAATAAAATCACCCGGATTTAGGTGTTTTAAAGAACCTTCTGATATTATAGATTGCGGCAACTCGGGTACAACAGCCCGCCTGATTACAGGAGTGCTTGCTCCTCAGGGTAAATTTTTTGTTTTAACCGGTGACGATTCACTCAAAAAAAGGCCTATGGACAGGGTTGTTGATCCATTAAGCTGGATGGGTGCAAAAATTTACGGCAGAGAAGACAACAGGCTGCTCCCTTTAGCGGTTACCCCTGCGAGAATGTTTTCGGCTGATATAAAAGCCGCCGTTAAAAGTGCTCAGGTTAAAAGCGCAGTGCTGCTTGCCGCTTCTCAGATTGATGGGAAAAGCTCATATACAGAAACAACGCCTACACGCAATCATTCTGAAATTATGCTGCGTCAATTCGGGTGTGATTTGACCGTAAAAAATAATATTATAACGGTACACGGCGGGGGGAAACTTTCACCTTCCAAGGTACGGGTGCCCGGAGACTTTTCTTCTTCGGCTTTTTTTCTCGCGGCTGCGTTGATGTTTGAAAACAGTGAGATTCTTATTAGAAATGTCGGCTTGAATGCAACACGCACAGGTCTGCTGGATGTGCTGAAAAGTTTCGGTGTGAAATTTGATGTGGATTTAAAAAATAGCGAAGACGGGGAGCCTTTTGGCGATATAAGTATCAAATCCCAAAATGTGCAAGGCGGTAAAATTTCCGGAGATATTATAGCAAATGTTATTGATGAAATTCCGGCTATTGCAGCTTTGGGGCTGTTTGCGGACAAACCGGTGGAGATAAGGGATGCCGGTGAGTTGAGGGTTAAAGAGTCCGACAGAATAAGTGCGTTGGTCTGTAACCTTAGATCCCTTGGCGCTGAGGTACAAGAGTTTGATGACGGTTTGAAGATATCTCCTTTAGAATCTGTCAACATGAAAGCCGAACTTAAATCTTTTGATGATCACAGGATAGCAATGGTTAATATCCTTTTGTCCAAGCGTTTCGGTAACCTCCCTATTGACGATATAGCTTGTGTTGATGTATCTTTTCCTGAATTTCTCCAAAATATTGAAAAATTAGAGGTTACTTCTTGTTGA
- a CDS encoding prephenate dehydrogenase, which yields MPEKIGIIGLGLIGGSLAKAFNKAGIKVCGYDKSIDSISSAVECGIFEVLTDDMDEFLDFNPDLIYIAVPVNAGIEVLQELGHKNVRTLITDACSTKATICYEAGKLGLNFCGGHPIAGKEVSGFANSEAELLKGALHILTDGDEASVEILKKLHEKIGMKVKVMKAEYHDEIFGVVSHFPHLISFALMELILKKDKNLLEYTGGGFKDFTRIAASDPVMWSDIFTDNSEHISNVIDEYIDILNDWKQQINKKEKPVLMKKIRHVSSARQCLYEKI from the coding sequence ATGCCTGAAAAGATAGGAATAATTGGTCTCGGCCTGATAGGCGGCTCTCTGGCGAAAGCTTTTAATAAGGCAGGTATAAAAGTTTGCGGCTACGATAAATCCATTGATTCAATCTCTTCGGCAGTTGAATGTGGTATTTTTGAAGTACTTACCGATGATATGGATGAGTTTCTGGACTTTAATCCCGACCTCATTTACATCGCTGTGCCGGTTAATGCCGGGATAGAAGTTTTACAGGAGCTTGGTCATAAAAATGTTAGGACGTTAATAACCGACGCCTGCAGCACAAAAGCCACTATCTGTTATGAGGCCGGGAAACTTGGTCTCAATTTCTGCGGAGGGCATCCGATTGCGGGAAAGGAGGTTTCCGGATTTGCCAATTCTGAAGCTGAACTTTTGAAAGGTGCACTTCATATCTTAACAGATGGTGATGAGGCGAGTGTGGAAATTCTTAAAAAATTGCATGAGAAAATCGGGATGAAAGTGAAGGTGATGAAAGCAGAATATCATGACGAAATATTCGGTGTAGTCAGCCATTTTCCCCATCTCATATCTTTTGCTCTTATGGAACTTATTCTTAAAAAAGATAAAAATCTCCTTGAATATACAGGCGGAGGGTTTAAGGATTTTACCCGTATTGCCGCCAGTGACCCTGTAATGTGGAGCGATATTTTCACAGATAACAGTGAGCATATAAGTAATGTTATCGATGAATACATAGATATTCTTAATGACTGGAAACAGCAGATTAATAAAAAAGAGAAACCGGTTTTGATGAAGAAAATCCGCCATGTAAGTTCGGCAAGGCAGTGTTTATATGAAAAGATTTGA
- the aroF gene encoding 3-deoxy-7-phosphoheptulonate synthase has translation MIIVLKPEATAENRDFVVDRLKSLGFQTHISEGEERTIIGAIGDERQLRDRPLSSLPGVEKVVPILKPYKLVSKDFKKTNSEISINGIKIGGKHTTVMAGPCSVENREMLFEIVDKIYDAGARVLRGGAFKPRTSPYSFQGLGEEGLKYLREAADSKGMLVVTELMDPRDIDLICKYADIIQIGARNMQNFRLLKEVGKSGHPVLLKRGMSATIKEFLMAAEYIASEGNLDIILCERGIRTFETETRNTLDLSAIPVIKNASHLPVVVDPSHGTGRRDCILPMAQAAIAAGADGLIIEVHPNPAEAMSDGDQSITPDEFATLMKRIKIISATLERHLEE, from the coding sequence ATGATTATTGTATTAAAACCTGAAGCCACTGCTGAAAACAGGGATTTTGTTGTAGACAGACTTAAATCTCTGGGATTTCAGACACATATTTCCGAAGGTGAAGAGAGAACGATTATAGGAGCGATAGGTGATGAAAGGCAGCTGAGAGACAGACCGCTGTCATCACTTCCCGGCGTGGAGAAGGTTGTACCTATCCTTAAACCTTATAAACTTGTAAGCAAGGATTTTAAGAAAACCAATTCTGAAATATCGATTAACGGTATTAAGATTGGGGGTAAACACACTACAGTTATGGCAGGCCCTTGTTCCGTAGAAAACAGGGAGATGCTGTTTGAAATAGTGGATAAAATTTATGATGCCGGAGCAAGAGTCCTCAGAGGCGGTGCTTTTAAACCGAGAACTTCTCCTTACTCTTTCCAGGGGCTTGGTGAGGAAGGACTGAAATATCTGAGAGAAGCTGCGGACTCAAAAGGCATGTTGGTTGTTACGGAACTGATGGATCCCCGGGATATAGATTTGATCTGTAAATATGCAGATATCATTCAGATTGGTGCGCGAAACATGCAGAATTTCAGACTTTTGAAAGAAGTCGGCAAATCAGGTCATCCGGTACTTCTTAAAAGAGGGATGTCGGCTACAATAAAAGAGTTTCTTATGGCTGCTGAATATATTGCATCTGAAGGCAATCTGGATATAATTCTGTGTGAGAGAGGTATAAGAACATTTGAAACAGAAACGAGAAATACGCTGGATCTTTCAGCTATTCCGGTAATAAAAAATGCATCACATCTGCCTGTTGTCGTAGACCCCAGCCACGGCACCGGGAGGAGAGACTGTATCCTGCCTATGGCACAGGCTGCAATTGCGGCGGGAGCCGACGGTCTTATTATCGAGGTACATCCCAATCCGGCTGAAGCAATGAGTGACGGTGATCAGTCGATTACTCCGGATGAGTTTGCTACACTGATGAAAAGGATTAAGATAATTTCTGCCACTTTAGAGAGGCATCTGGAAGAATAA
- the hisC gene encoding histidinol-phosphate transaminase, whose amino-acid sequence MTDFEKLAGENISSLIPYKPGKPLKELERELGISEAIKLASNENMMGVPEKAKQAVKEHLDEMNFYPLGDAFYLKKKLARMLNVSPDRLIFGTGSNEIIELLIRTFAKEGESVLSYFPSFSVYGIIAKAAGIECKWVPVKDDFYVDFDKIKEAMDESVRIVFLANPNNPTGTYISAEQLEDFIEYVDENTLIALDEAYVEYVDAPDFPNTFKLLEKYPNLISMRTFSKAYGLAGFRIGYAIGHEKCIDMLNRVRQPFNVNMVAQIAAEAALDDKDFLRSSIKNNREGKRYLYKEFERLGLKYVETQSNFILVNVGDGEEVFNKLLTEGVIVRFLGQALKEYVRVTIGTPEQNKIFIDKLSKVLEG is encoded by the coding sequence ATGACGGACTTTGAGAAATTAGCGGGTGAAAACATATCAAGCCTGATTCCTTATAAACCGGGCAAACCGCTTAAAGAGCTTGAGAGGGAGCTCGGAATTTCAGAAGCCATAAAACTTGCTTCAAATGAAAACATGATGGGCGTGCCTGAGAAGGCTAAGCAAGCTGTGAAAGAGCACCTTGATGAAATGAATTTTTATCCTCTTGGTGATGCCTTCTATCTTAAGAAAAAACTGGCACGAATGCTGAATGTTTCGCCGGATCGTCTTATTTTCGGCACAGGCTCCAATGAAATTATTGAGCTGCTTATCAGGACTTTTGCCAAAGAGGGAGAATCGGTTTTGTCCTATTTTCCCAGTTTTTCTGTGTATGGAATTATTGCCAAAGCTGCCGGTATAGAATGCAAGTGGGTGCCGGTAAAAGACGATTTTTATGTGGATTTTGATAAAATCAAGGAAGCCATGGATGAATCTGTGAGAATTGTTTTTCTGGCCAATCCTAATAACCCGACAGGTACTTATATTTCAGCTGAGCAGCTGGAGGATTTTATCGAATATGTGGACGAGAATACACTCATAGCTCTTGACGAGGCTTACGTGGAATACGTAGATGCGCCGGATTTTCCCAATACATTTAAACTGCTTGAAAAATATCCCAATCTGATTTCGATGCGTACATTTTCCAAAGCTTATGGACTGGCGGGATTTAGAATAGGTTATGCAATCGGTCACGAAAAATGCATTGATATGCTCAACAGGGTGAGACAGCCGTTCAATGTCAATATGGTGGCCCAAATCGCTGCAGAAGCTGCGCTGGATGATAAAGATTTCCTCAGAAGCTCTATAAAAAATAACCGTGAAGGTAAAAGATATTTGTATAAAGAATTTGAGCGGCTGGGTCTTAAGTATGTTGAAACACAGTCCAATTTTATTCTGGTTAATGTCGGTGATGGTGAAGAGGTTTTTAATAAACTGCTTACCGAAGGTGTTATTGTGCGTTTTCTCGGACAGGCTCTAAAGGAATATGTCCGGGTCACCATAGGAACACCGGAACAGAATAAAATCTTTATAGATAAACTGAGTAAGGTCCTGGAGGGATAA
- the pheA gene encoding prephenate dehydratase gives MKRLDELRKNIDAIDDEILHLLNKRAEYVIEVGKIKQKSNRPLYVPSREKAIYDRLVKKNPGPFPPNALRSVFREIISASLSLEEVQKISYLGPEGTFTHLAGIKHFGLSSKMISARSIPEVFEDVEKKRADYGVIPIENSLEGVVNHTLDMFMDSDLNICGEIFIEVNHNLMNKSGVFEDIKRIYSHPHAIAQCRNWLNNNVPNIQIFEVESTAKAAEMASKDSSAAAIGSEMAEIVYSLKVVHRGIEDFANNFTRFLIIGDVKPEKTGNDKTSLVFSVTHEAGSLYSALKAFADSDINMTKIESRPSKLKTWEYVFYVDIDGHISDPMIKKAIDSFTGNVSFFKILGSYPKGEK, from the coding sequence ATGAAAAGACTGGATGAGCTAAGAAAAAATATTGATGCAATAGATGATGAAATACTGCATCTGCTGAACAAACGTGCGGAATATGTGATAGAAGTGGGTAAAATAAAACAGAAGTCCAACAGGCCGCTTTATGTCCCCTCCCGTGAAAAGGCAATATATGACAGACTTGTTAAAAAAAACCCGGGGCCGTTTCCCCCAAACGCTTTGAGAAGCGTTTTCAGGGAAATCATCTCGGCTTCCCTTTCGCTGGAAGAGGTTCAGAAAATTTCCTATCTGGGCCCTGAAGGCACATTTACCCACCTGGCGGGGATTAAACATTTCGGACTTTCCTCCAAAATGATTTCGGCAAGAAGCATCCCGGAGGTTTTTGAGGATGTTGAGAAAAAAAGAGCGGATTACGGGGTTATACCCATTGAAAATTCACTGGAAGGTGTCGTGAATCATACCCTTGATATGTTCATGGATTCAGATTTGAATATATGCGGAGAAATCTTTATAGAGGTTAATCACAATCTTATGAATAAATCCGGGGTTTTCGAAGATATTAAGCGTATTTATTCCCACCCCCACGCTATTGCCCAATGTCGGAACTGGCTTAACAATAATGTCCCCAATATTCAGATTTTTGAGGTGGAATCTACCGCAAAGGCGGCGGAGATGGCTTCAAAAGACTCTTCCGCAGCTGCAATCGGTTCTGAAATGGCTGAGATTGTCTATTCTCTAAAGGTTGTTCACAGAGGTATAGAGGATTTTGCCAACAATTTTACCCGCTTTCTGATTATCGGCGATGTCAAGCCCGAAAAAACCGGCAATGACAAAACTTCCCTTGTCTTTTCCGTTACACATGAAGCGGGCTCACTCTATTCGGCTCTGAAGGCCTTTGCCGACTCTGATATCAATATGACGAAAATCGAATCCAGACCTTCAAAACTTAAAACATGGGAATATGTTTTTTATGTGGATATAGATGGACATATAAGTGATCCGATGATAAAGAAGGCGATTGACAGTTTTACCGGGAATGTATCTTTTTTTAAAATTCTGGGATCTTATCCGAAGGGGGAAAAATGA